In bacterium, a single genomic region encodes these proteins:
- the glgC gene encoding glucose-1-phosphate adenylyltransferase produces MALSMRTHNAFRDVLTVILAGGRGERLYPLTKNRSKPAVPFGGPYRIIDFTLSNCLNSGLRRVKLLTQYMSHSLDRHLKQGWSIFCRELDEYIDSVPPQQQYKESWYRGTADALFQNIYLLEQIHPRYVLILSGDHVYKMNYAEMLRFHLESEADLTVATVEAESRLAVKTLGVLQVDKSFRIVDFEEKPEHPKPSPFRPDRVLVNMGIYLFNTESLVRNVVADAKRDTSHDFGRDVIPAMIPRERCFAHNFVDGSGGEILYWRDIGTLDNYFEASMDLLSARPHFDLYDPTWPMRTYMGQYPPVKLMRSENPGPGQDGFARAKNSIISPGCVIDGARVTNCVLSPGVYIGPGAEVEDAVILHDSRIGAGCRVRRAVIDAHCVIGERKSLGHDREEDAHHFQHSDGGIVLVPRDYKY; encoded by the coding sequence ATGGCATTGTCGATGCGGACACACAACGCTTTCCGGGACGTACTGACTGTGATCCTGGCCGGCGGGCGAGGCGAGAGGCTCTACCCCCTGACCAAGAACCGTTCCAAGCCCGCGGTGCCTTTCGGCGGGCCGTACCGCATCATCGATTTCACTCTTTCCAACTGCCTGAACAGCGGCCTGCGGCGGGTGAAGCTCCTCACCCAGTACATGAGCCACAGCCTCGACCGTCACCTCAAGCAGGGCTGGAGCATTTTCTGCCGAGAGCTGGATGAGTACATCGACAGCGTCCCGCCCCAGCAGCAGTATAAGGAAAGCTGGTACCGCGGCACGGCGGATGCCCTGTTCCAGAATATCTACCTGCTGGAACAGATCCACCCGCGCTACGTGCTCATCCTCTCCGGTGACCATGTCTACAAGATGAACTACGCCGAGATGCTGCGCTTCCACCTCGAATCCGAGGCCGACCTGACCGTGGCCACGGTGGAGGCGGAAAGCCGCCTGGCGGTCAAGACCCTCGGAGTCTTGCAGGTGGACAAGAGCTTCCGCATCGTGGATTTCGAGGAGAAGCCCGAGCACCCCAAACCCAGCCCTTTCCGGCCCGACCGCGTGCTGGTCAACATGGGCATCTACCTGTTCAACACCGAGTCCCTGGTGCGCAACGTGGTGGCCGACGCCAAGCGCGACACCTCGCACGATTTCGGCCGCGACGTGATCCCGGCGATGATCCCGCGCGAGCGCTGCTTCGCCCACAATTTCGTGGACGGTTCCGGGGGGGAAATCCTCTACTGGCGCGATATCGGTACGCTGGACAACTATTTCGAGGCCAGCATGGACCTGCTCTCCGCGCGGCCGCATTTCGATCTCTACGACCCGACCTGGCCCATGCGCACCTACATGGGCCAGTACCCGCCGGTCAAACTGATGCGCAGCGAGAACCCCGGGCCCGGGCAGGATGGGTTCGCGCGGGCCAAAAACTCCATCATCTCACCCGGCTGCGTGATCGACGGCGCCCGGGTGACCAACTGCGTGCTCTCGCCCGGAGTGTACATCGGCCCCGGAGCCGAGGTCGAGGACGCGGTGATCCTCCACGACAGCCGGATCGGCGCGGGCTGCCGCGTCCGCCGCGCCGTGATCGACGCCCATTGCGTGATCGGAGAGCGCAAGAGCCTCGGCCACGACCGCGAGGAGGACGCCCACCATTTCCAGCACTCCGACGGCGGCATCGTGCTCGTCCCGCGCGACTACAAGTACTGA